The nucleotide sequence GTAGACGACGGGCGGGAGGCCGAGAATGGCCCCCCGCCCGCCGACAGCGAAGGATTCGCGCCTGGGCGCGGCTTAGCGGACGCCCGCCAGTTCGGTGCCCCGGACGTAGTCCTTGAGCGAGTCGGCGTTGGCCTTCATGGCCTTCTGGCCCTTCTGCCAGTTGAGCGGGCAGACCTCGCCATGCTCCTCGGACCAATCCAGCGCGTCGAGCATCCGCAGGACCTCGTCGACGTTGCGACCCAGATCGTTGTGGTTGATCGTGACGTGCTTGAGGATCCCGTCCTTGTTGATGATGAAGAGGCCTCGCAGCGAGTGCCCGGCGTCCTCGAGCAGGACGCCGTACTCGCTCGCGATCACCTTCTTGATGTCGGCCACGAGCGGGAAGTTGACGCCCTTGATCCCGCCGTCCTTGCGATCCACCTCGGCCCATGCCCGGTGGCTGAACTTGGAATCGACCGACACGCCGATGACCTCGGTGTTGCGGGCCTTGAACTCCTCGAGCCGATCGGCGAAACCGAGGATCTCGGTGGGGCAGACGAAGGTGAAATCGAGCGGATAGAAGAAGAGGACCACCTTCTTGCCCTTGTAGTCGCTGAGCGAGATCTTCTTGAACTCGCCGTTATAGTAGGCGTCGGCGCTGAAATCGGGCGCCGGCTTCGTCACGAATGCGGCCATGGTTAACCTCCAATTGTCGGGATGGTCCCGGAGTACGGCTAGCTCTAGAAGGTTACCTCCGCTTGGCCATCGCGCAAGTTACGTACGTGGTACGCCGAGCCGATCGGGAGCCCCCCCCGTGAAGTCGGCCGCGCCATATGGTACTTTTGAGGCATGGAAGCCACGATCAAACCGCTTTCCGAGGGCTGGGTGCCGCT is from Candidatus Tanganyikabacteria bacterium and encodes:
- a CDS encoding peroxiredoxin, producing the protein MAAFVTKPAPDFSADAYYNGEFKKISLSDYKGKKVVLFFYPLDFTFVCPTEILGFADRLEEFKARNTEVIGVSVDSKFSHRAWAEVDRKDGGIKGVNFPLVADIKKVIASEYGVLLEDAGHSLRGLFIINKDGILKHVTINHNDLGRNVDEVLRMLDALDWSEEHGEVCPLNWQKGQKAMKANADSLKDYVRGTELAGVR